ACTTATACCTGTTGATTTAAATAAAAGATTCGACAAGTTAACTATTAACTTGTGTTTGTGGAGACTCTGTAGATCACTCATTAGATAATGCTTCTATAAGCTTTTAACGTTTCTTTTGCTGTTTTTTCCCATGAAAATAAATTTGCTCTTGCTTTACCTTTGCTAATCAGATCTTGCCGTAAATAGCGATCGCTGATAACTGTTAGTATTGCTTCAGCAATTTGCATAAACTCATTAGGATCAATCAATATTGCTGCACCTCCAGCAACTTCTGGTATTGATGAGGTGTTAGCAGCAACCACAGGCGCACCCAAAGTCATTGCCTCAAGCACAGGCAAACCGAATCCTTCATAATGAGATGGATAAACAAAGACATCAGCCCTTGAGTAAAATAGCGCAACTAATTCATCTGACAAATAGTCAAGGTGGTGGATCTCCTTCTTCCAAGGTGAGCTTTGTATTGCTTCAAAAACTGGTTCATACTTCCAGCCCTTTCTACCAATTAATACTAATTGATGATCAATTTTGTGATTTTGTTTTAGCCAATTAAAAGCTTTAATAATCGATTGTATATTCTTTCTTGGCTCGATCGTACTTACAAACAATAGATAAGGCTTAGAGAAATCAAAATTGCAATTTTGATTTTCCTGATCTAAATTTAGCCTATTTAGAAATTCAGTATTGTAGCGACTAGCCAATGGAGTAACAAAAATCTTCTCAGCAGGCAAGTTTAAATAATTAATTATGTCCTGCTTTGAACTTTCTGAAATCGTAATTACAGCATCTGTCCATTTTAAACATTTAGTCAGTCTTTTTGCATATTGTTGTACTACAGAATCAACATATTCTGGATACTTAATAAAGCTCAAGTCATAGATACTAATAATCTTTTTAATATTTTGATAGGGATATACTGTGTAATTAGTACCATGAAATATATTAGTATCGCCTAAAATAGATTCAATATAGCTAGAAAACAATCTAGGTAAATAATCTATAAAGAGGTTCGCAGCTCGAACGGATACTGGTATTTGATAGAGCTTCTTATAATGCATAAGATTATCTGGAAAATCAAGATTTCCTTTTAGCCAGTTCTTTAATCTTGGCTGATAAGCTAGACCTAATTCAAATGATTCTGAACTTTCTAATCGAGATAAGGCATCAATAAGATTAAAAACGTACAAGCCAACACCACTAGGCTTAGCATCAATGGGGGTAACATCAACCGTAATTTTAAGCATTAGTAAAATTACAACTCATTCTCAGTCAAATCTTTAAGATCATGCTCAACCATGACTTCAACTAAATTTTCAAAAGTGTATTTTGGAGTCCAACCAGCCTTATTTTTAATCTTGTCAATACTACCTACTAGCTGTACATTCTCATCAGGTCTATAGAAAGCACTATCCACCGATACATAGTCTTGGTAGTTAAGTCCTACATATTTAAAGGCATGATCCACTAATTCCCTAACCGAATGTGTTTCCCCACTCCCAATAATATAATCATCTGCCTTTTCTTGCTGCATGATCAACCACATTGCTTCGACGGCATCTTTGGCGTAGCACCAGTCGCGGCGAGCATCTAAATTACCTAATTTTAACTCTTTAACCAATCCAAGCTTAATCATGGCTGCCCCACGAGTAATCTTCCGAAAAACAAACTCAGCGCCACGACGGGGAGACTCATGGGTATAGGTGATACCGCAACAAGCATAAAGATTATAGTATTGACGATAATTGCTGGTTAACCAATGAGCATAAGCTTTGGCAGTCCCATAGGGGTTACGTGGACGAAATGCAGTTTCTTCGGTTTGAGGAGATTCGGATGGTTGACCAAAAACCTCGCTGCTAGATGCTTGATAAAACTTTGCATCAGGCTTGATGCGGCGAATTGACTCAAGGATACGCGATACCCCGATCGCAGTATATTCTGCGGTCAATGATGGCTGTGTCCAAGAAAGTGGGACATAGCTCTGAGAGGCAAGGTTATAAATTTCATCTGGCTCTGATTGGGCGATCGCATCCATGAGCGATGACTGATCCAACAAATCGCCAGAAATAATATGAATATCGTCAGCGACATGATTTAAACGAACAAGATTGCTGGTACTAGAGCGCCGAACTAAACCGTAAACATGATAGTTTTTTTTAATTAACAGTTCCGCAAGATATGAACCATCTTGTCCAGTAATTCCAGTTATAAGCGCTTTTTTTGACACGATTATTTAAATGATTATATTGAAAATACCCTATCGAGATTATAATTTTCAGTGTTGGTGATTTAGGTATAAACCAATGGTTACTCAAACATCAGAAATTAAATTTGAGCTAACTACTAGTTGATTGCTATCTGAGTGTTTCAAACCTGAATCACCAGCGCTAAAAGTTAATATCATCGAAACAATCACATTGCAATATTCAATTTCAAACTCTATCTATATTGCAAGACTGTTCAACCTCCAATATATCTTACTGGATCTCTAAAAATCCAAGGAACTGTTCCCACAGAATCAACTGAAGTATGAAAAGAACACATTTGACAGAAACTTGGTATTCCATAAGTTTCCCAATCCCAGAGTTTTCGCACTTTTTCACTATTGTACATTTCTGTTAGACTATTTTCCATAATATTACCGATCATCAATTCACCAGTTGCGTTAAAATTTGCACAGGCGCAGAATGAAACATCACCGTTAGACATAACTTGACAAGATAGGATAGGTATTAAACATTGAGACTTATTTACATTGACTTTAGACCAAGAAGCATCAAAAGGTAGAGATATGGACGTATCGAAATAACTCCAGTTAGAGTATGTGCTAGTGCTTGAATGTATTGTTACATTCTTTCCTGTATTTGAAACTAGATTGTCAATCCATTGTTGAACATCTTCCTTAGACCTGTTCTTAAGGTGTCGAAATCCAAAAGAGATATTGTTTTGAGAAAACTTCAAAATCCTCTCTATACTATCGATAACTTGATCATACATATCTCTCCTAGTCATTAGTTTATATTCTTCTCTATCAAGACCATATATTGAAATATTGATTTGATCAAATGATCGAATCAATATTTCTAAATCGTAATCTGTATAGTTTTTTGCCATCAAAGCATTTGTTGTCACTGATAAAGATGTTATTGCCTTTTTTGATTTTACAAAATCTATTCTCTGCAATAGTAATTTATCTAGTAAGACTTCTCCAACCAATGGAGTCAACGATATAGCTCCTCCCCCCATTTCTATGTAGTCATCAACGACTTTTTCAAATAAATGCATGGGCATTGTACTTTTCTGTCGGCTCTGTGCTGAATAAGGACAGATTATGCAATCATTATTACATATGTTTATAGTTTCTATCATCAGCATAAGTGGTCGTGCCTGCCCTCTTTGAGATAGAAAAGGCATATTTTCAGGTTTATATATCAGTGGAAACTTTTGATAAACGCTGTTATCTTCTGTCTTCGTATTAGCTCTACTGTAGAAGGATTTACTAAGACACTTATACTCATCGCTGCTTAGTATACATACACTTATGTATTCCAAGTCATCCCAACTTGTCCAAGTGTCCATCCACTGAGATAACCCATCAGCATCAGGCTCTCGCTTCAGTATCCCTAGATATAAGCCCCTAATGATTTCTGATTTTTGGACTATATCACCCTCTTTAGACTTGCCTGATATACTCTTAAGAGATTTATATTCATTACTATTTACTATGCACTTAGCAATATGACTTAGACTATCCCCATCTATCCAAGATTTTAACCAGTGAAACAAGCCTGAATCATCAGGCTCCCGCTCTAGCAATCCCAAGTATATTGAACGTATAATTTCCATCCTTTGTGTGGGATCATACTTAAAATTTTTGATGTCTTGCATTTGATTTACTTCCTAAGCATGGAAACATAGCGTTACTGTTAGAGGATCTACAAGAAAATGTTAGTGGATTGAGACGAAATTCCAGCTAAACATCGATCAAGTAAAAACAAA
This genomic interval from Pseudanabaena sp. BC1403 contains the following:
- a CDS encoding glycosyltransferase family 1 protein, giving the protein MLKITVDVTPIDAKPSGVGLYVFNLIDALSRLESSESFELGLAYQPRLKNWLKGNLDFPDNLMHYKKLYQIPVSVRAANLFIDYLPRLFSSYIESILGDTNIFHGTNYTVYPYQNIKKIISIYDLSFIKYPEYVDSVVQQYAKRLTKCLKWTDAVITISESSKQDIINYLNLPAEKIFVTPLASRYNTEFLNRLNLDQENQNCNFDFSKPYLLFVSTIEPRKNIQSIIKAFNWLKQNHKIDHQLVLIGRKGWKYEPVFEAIQSSPWKKEIHHLDYLSDELVALFYSRADVFVYPSHYEGFGLPVLEAMTLGAPVVAANTSSIPEVAGGAAILIDPNEFMQIAEAILTVISDRYLRQDLISKGKARANLFSWEKTAKETLKAYRSII
- a CDS encoding GDP-mannose 4,6-dehydratase yields the protein MSKKALITGITGQDGSYLAELLIKKNYHVYGLVRRSSTSNLVRLNHVADDIHIISGDLLDQSSLMDAIAQSEPDEIYNLASQSYVPLSWTQPSLTAEYTAIGVSRILESIRRIKPDAKFYQASSSEVFGQPSESPQTEETAFRPRNPYGTAKAYAHWLTSNYRQYYNLYACCGITYTHESPRRGAEFVFRKITRGAAMIKLGLVKELKLGNLDARRDWCYAKDAVEAMWLIMQQEKADDYIIGSGETHSVRELVDHAFKYVGLNYQDYVSVDSAFYRPDENVQLVGSIDKIKNKAGWTPKYTFENLVEVMVEHDLKDLTENEL
- a CDS encoding radical SAM protein, encoding MQDIKNFKYDPTQRMEIIRSIYLGLLEREPDDSGLFHWLKSWIDGDSLSHIAKCIVNSNEYKSLKSISGKSKEGDIVQKSEIIRGLYLGILKREPDADGLSQWMDTWTSWDDLEYISVCILSSDEYKCLSKSFYSRANTKTEDNSVYQKFPLIYKPENMPFLSQRGQARPLMLMIETINICNNDCIICPYSAQSRQKSTMPMHLFEKVVDDYIEMGGGAISLTPLVGEVLLDKLLLQRIDFVKSKKAITSLSVTTNALMAKNYTDYDLEILIRSFDQINISIYGLDREEYKLMTRRDMYDQVIDSIERILKFSQNNISFGFRHLKNRSKEDVQQWIDNLVSNTGKNVTIHSSTSTYSNWSYFDTSISLPFDASWSKVNVNKSQCLIPILSCQVMSNGDVSFCACANFNATGELMIGNIMENSLTEMYNSEKVRKLWDWETYGIPSFCQMCSFHTSVDSVGTVPWIFRDPVRYIGG